The sequence below is a genomic window from Ciona intestinalis chromosome 1, KH, whole genome shotgun sequence.
ctgaCAACGCATGTGTTAGATTTTTGCTATTGCCTCTCATAACAATCGcggtaaaataagttacataaagttaaaaaacatccACACATGCAACCTTGGCATTTTGAAGATTTCATTTCAAATCCTGGTTGACAATTGCATGTGTAATTATTGACAGAAGTATCTTCGcatgtttggtttaaattacAAGGCTTCTCTGATAGACATCTACCTGGTTctattgtaaataaatgttagctaattaaatttgtttgtccAGCGCCATGGCACAGCATTTAGCGAGCAtgacccagaggtaatgggttcaaggctcaacgccgctaccattgtcggcgtatgtgtccttgggcaagacacgtactggcaattgcttcaacccagtggtcactaatgggttgtccaaagaaaaataaaaaaatctagaaaaaataattacccacaaagtaacatacatgctaactcgtaagctggcacgaggtgtattaacccgtgttataacgactgccattttctggccacgcgaggataaagtaagttacatttattcattcaagcTAGGAtatagcaagttacattcatctaTTTGAAATTATATATCAGTTATCCAGGTGTAAAAAATGGCCCTGCTTTAACTGCGtttcaacaattttaataCAGTTTGGATCAAAAAGCTTGACTTATAAAAGGATAAACTTACTGCAAAtaattttggttttgttttgtttatccAATTTGACCATCAAAAAATATCCACTATGGCAAGAACATCTAGCAATAGAAGTTTCTAatggttgacaatttgttaaatttgcGTCTCCACAATAATTGATTGGTGAGCAAATGTCAggaactaaaaataaaacaaattgttaaagTAAGAGTTTAGGTCTCCATAACAAACTGTACTTTTATAGACAATAACTCCTGTTCCATTAGTTAACTTTCTGGAACCTTCTTGCGCCAATGTAATGTTTTCATAAGCAAAAATAGGACGATAATTCTCGATTGCTACTCCTGTATCGATGTTTATAGTAAATCCCAGAACCACTgcaaaaataatgttgttattACTTTGAATTGTAAGCATATTAAACCTCACCTTTGCTTTGAACATTAGCTGAAGAATATTCGGCATAAGTAATAATTGTTAACACAATAATggaatttaatatttccatTATTTTTAAGTATCTGAAAATAATGATTAAATTGTAATTACTGTTCTAACGAGGTTCCCTGATGAAGCCTTGCCAATTGGcagataaaacaatgaaaaaactTGGTTTTCAACATAGTAATAAAGATAATAACTTTATGTCTCCTCAATAACCTTAGCGAAGATTagagaataattaaaacataaagacAAAACATGGCAACCAATCCACAatgtttgaaatttaatattttccatCGTTTCGGTATTTAATGCGtatgtaaaaactttttataccagatgagccactaaagattatttacattatgccttgTAGTGGAGGTAAcggaataaaattaaattgattCCGATAGTTATAAgacctttattttaaatatttttgggaTAAACGTTATTCTGCTAAGACCGTATTTCCTTAAAATCcacttaaaataaactttatttctaaTAAATGTGCAAACGAATTAACACAATTAGATGATGCAGtattctactatataaaacagggtattatataaaactaaaaaacagtatttcattaatataaacttaaaataaacttaaatagcCTATTCTACCATCAAATGTCACcattataaagttacatacttagtACCTATTTCAGTAAAATGATAATAATTTTgactatatatacagtattccactttatttttatatacagtaggctcttagtaaataaagtttaataatttagcATTAGGAAGTTACTTACTTGCTAACTACCTGTTGCGTTACAGGATATACGTTTACCCACCCACTAGGAAGTTGTCTCTTATAAAACATAGTGAGGCTTATGATGTAATAGCTCAACTTTTATTGTCACaaggaatgtaacttttcttcattttttattttgtaaaaaaaatatttttcgacTTCTTTGTTGTGAAAAATGTGAATTTTACTGTAACTAGTGTCTGCcacttaaaaaaacttttttcagttttaaaacaacaatttttttaattatattttgtaaaatgatagtgaaaataatgttatttagagaacaaaaagaaggaaatcaacagcaaaaaacagttgttagaaCGCGCTATAGATAAAAAGTGTGGt
It includes:
- the LOC104265366 gene encoding adhesion G protein-coupled receptor E2-like isoform X1, whose protein sequence is MPNILQLMFKAKVRFNMLTIQSNNNIIFAVVLGFTINIDTGVAIENYRPIFAYENITLAQEGSRKLTNGTGVIVYKIPDICSPINYCGDANLTNCQPLETSIARCSCHSGYFLMVKLDKQNKTKIICKPGRCLSEKPCNLNQTCEDTSVNNYTCNCQPGFEMKSSKCQDIDECTRNPCNNQSSTCTNTVGNYSCICRNGYENKDNICQDKNECDFAYDYCDLQSTCTNTNGSFYCECDPGFHGNGTVCTKEMLTYELAEKIAYATLIIHGVYALMLGFVFMSYYCPNIVTTTFWKFWD
- the LOC104265366 gene encoding adhesion G protein-coupled receptor E2-like isoform X2, translating into MEILNSIIVLTIITYAEYSSANVQSKVVLGFTINIDTGVAIENYRPIFAYENITLAQEGSRKLTNGTGVIVYKIPDICSPINYCGDANLTNCQPLETSIARCSCHSGYFLMVKLDKQNKTKIICKPGRCLSEKPCNLNQTCEDTSVNNYTCNCQPGFEMKSSKCQDIDECTRNPCNNQSSTCTNTVGNYSCICRNGYENKDNICQDKNECDFAYDYCDLQSTCTNTNGSFYCECDPGFHGNGTVCTKEMLTYELAEKIAYATLIIHGVYALMLGFVFMSYYCPNIVTTTFWKFWD